Part of the Nostoc edaphicum CCNP1411 genome, AAATTATCGACATTGTATTCTCGACCAAGGCACAATCTTAGATTATGCCTTGGTCATGTTTAAACATAGCAAAAATTCAAAGAGTGGTGATTGCCACCATCCTAAGACTAAGCGACTTAACGTTCCCAATCACCAAAACAGGGAGTAGGGAGTGGGGAGTGGGGAGTAGGGAGGATATTGAAAATACCCTACTCCCTCGTTAAAAATCATCTCTCGGCGGTCGGGTACATTGGGGTTGCTAGACCCCTTTTTAGAAATCATCCCAACCTTCAATACTAGAAGACATAACATAACTGGTGACACTCGCCTCAAAGAAGTTTGCCTTCGTGTGAGCTTCTTTTTTAGTATCTGAGAAACGCTCCAAGTGAGCATAAGGGCTTTTCTTGTAGATAGCTTCTGTCCATAATGGATCTAAACCGATCGCCTTTAAACGAGCATTTGCCAGATATTTTGTGTACTGTTCTGTACTGTTTGCCGTAATACCCAGAATATCATCTCCGACAATATGTCCTGTCCACTTGCATTCATGCTCAACAGCTAGGGCAAACATTTCATAAATTTGTTCGCGGCTGTGGGGGAAAACTTGCATCGCTTCTGGAATCAATTTTTGATACAGCCGCACATGGGAGAGTTCATCTCGGTTAATCATTCTAAAGATATCGGCACTCCCAGACATGAGCATCCGTGATGACAGATTGTAGAAAAATATAAACCCATTGTAGAAATACAACCCTTCCAACAAATAATCCGCCAACAGCGATACGAAATAATTTTCTAGTGTCGGCTTATCGACATACTTTTGGTATAACCCAGCGATAAATTCACATCTAGCTTTGAGAATGCGATCGCTCCGCCAAAAATCATAGACGTGTGTACGGCGATCGCTGGGAATCACCGTCTCAATAATGTATTGATAAGACTGATTGTGCATCGCCTCTTGAGAAATTTGTTCTGCCATGCACAATGCAATTTCTGGTGCTGTCACGCTGTTTTTGATGTGAGGCACATTACAGGTTTGCACTGAATCGAGAAACGTCAGGTAACTAAGGATGCCATCAAATGCACGTCGTTCTCCAGGCGTGAGATTGACGTAATCTGTTACATCTTGAGTAATGTCTATTTTTTCGGGAATCCAAAAGTTCTCTCGCATTTGACGGTAGAGAGACACAGCCCACGAATAGCGAACGTCGTTTAATTGCATTAAGTTCGTAGTCTCTCCGAACCATATCAAACGGTTTCCTGTATCATCATTTCCGTTCGGATTGAAAACGGGATTAATCGGCATTAATGATTGTCTTGGTTGGTACATCTTTTAGTAGGGAGTAGGGAGTAGGG contains:
- a CDS encoding ribonucleotide-diphosphate reductase subunit beta, which gives rise to MYQPRQSLMPINPVFNPNGNDDTGNRLIWFGETTNLMQLNDVRYSWAVSLYRQMRENFWIPEKIDITQDVTDYVNLTPGERRAFDGILSYLTFLDSVQTCNVPHIKNSVTAPEIALCMAEQISQEAMHNQSYQYIIETVIPSDRRTHVYDFWRSDRILKARCEFIAGLYQKYVDKPTLENYFVSLLADYLLEGLYFYNGFIFFYNLSSRMLMSGSADIFRMINRDELSHVRLYQKLIPEAMQVFPHSREQIYEMFALAVEHECKWTGHIVGDDILGITANSTEQYTKYLANARLKAIGLDPLWTEAIYKKSPYAHLERFSDTKKEAHTKANFFEASVTSYVMSSSIEGWDDF